The following proteins are co-located in the Bombus pascuorum chromosome 3, iyBomPasc1.1, whole genome shotgun sequence genome:
- the LOC132904866 gene encoding ecotropic viral integration site 5 ortholog isoform X2, with protein sequence MSVLCLCTTIHQTGQNNNQASKILPSTPPISSEEERINSSQEIPTDELALLAKLEEANRLIESDAKSLNSLQSNHSRKGSDTSQVSVASGGSGGNGDAAPRRHNSADGEENTWTLWGHIVADWDYHWKKRKEFVKELVRQGIPHHFRGIVWQLLSGAHDSPVKKQFAEYIKATSACERIIRRDIARTYPEHDFFKEKDGLGQESLFNVMKAYSLHDREVGYCQGSGFIVGLLLMQQMPEEEAFAVLVALMQEYRLRDMFKPSMAELGVCMYQLEHLVADTHPELHAHFTAQGFHTSMYASSWFLTLFTTALSLPLACRIFDVFLSEGMEIIFKVALAMLHLGKEDLLSLDMEGMLKFFQKHLPGRGEKDPDGLMNLAYGMKINPKRMKKLEKDYTVLKMKEQEEMVELRRLRAENRLLRQRTELLEAESAELADRLVRGQVSRAEEEETAFVVQRELAALRHTHLETSHQLEQAHEELRSLSLLLEENVTSKQSSLDEILSKQEALSQKEEMIQCLQEELVRVRLHEAENDATIRELRARIQELEQDKKTLRESTPDNSVAHLQEELIAVKLREAEANLSLKDLRQRVVELSSAWQRHLQEHRSAQNQPASDSTPKKLLFWENRGHEVQKFEEDLMTTRIREMEALTEVKELRLKVMELETQVQVATNQLRRQDEGGKLIKEELEAALAREKELTAKLREQQHKYSDLESKMKDEAMMARIRDAEHAQQVAELTQKISLLELKNEEMHAEGELRNNLDDSERVRELQDKVAELKAEVMRLESWKQRWTGNGGQNVRSFSVDTESELDERDLRICLQDHINATTQNSPEIIESESETERDNREYSCKT encoded by the exons ATGAGTGTGTTGTGTTTATGCACCACGATACACCAGACGGGTCAGAACAACAATCAGGCTAGCAAGATACTTCCGAGCACACCACCGATCTCATCTGAGGAAGAGAGGATAAACTCGTCGCAGGAAATACCCACCGACGAACTGGCTCTATTAGCTAAGCTGGAGGAAGCCAATAG GCTTATCGAATCGGATGCAAAGTCGTTGAACTCGCTCCAAAGCAATCACAGTAGAAAAGGTTCCGACACATCTCAGGTGTCCGTGGCGTCGGGGGGCAGCGGAGGAAACGGCGATGCCGCACCCCGACGCCACAATTCAGCTGATGGTGAAGAGAATACGTGGACCCTATGGGGTCACATCGTCGCTGATTGGGATTATCAttggaagaagaggaaagagtTCGTCAAAGAATTAGTACGTCAAGGAATACCTCATCATTTTAG AGGTATTGTTTGGCAACTATTAAGTGGTGCTCATGACTCTCCTGTGAAAAAGCAATTTGCTGAGTATATCAAGGCTACGTCAGCATGCGAAAGGATAATCAGGAGGGATATAGCCAGAACGTATCCTGAGCATGATTTCTTTAAGGAGAAAGACGGACTTGGTCAGGAGAGTCTATTTAACGTTATGAAAGCGTATAGTCTTCATGATCGTGAAGTGGGATACTGTCAAGGTTCGGGATTTATTGTAGGATTACTCCTTATGCAG CAAATGCCAGAAGAAGAAGCTTTCGCTGTACTGGTAGCGCTTATGCAAGAGTATCGTTTGCGAGACATGTTCAAGCCGAGTATGGCTGAATTAGGGGTGTGCATGTATCAGCTAGAACATTTAGTTGCTGACACTCATCCCGAGTTACACGCTCATTTTACGGCTCAAGGTTTTCACACGTCAATGTACGCGTCGTCTTGGTTTCTTACGCTTTTTACCACAGCGCTCAGCCTACCGCTGGCCTGCCGCATTTTTGACGTGTTTCTGTCCGAAGgcatggaaattattttcaaagttgCACTGGCCATGTTGCATTTAGGCAAGGAAGATTTGTTAAGCTTGGACATGGAAGGCATGTTGAAG TTCTTTCAGAAACATCTACCTGGAAGAGGCGAAAAAGATCCTGATGGTCTCATGAATCTTGCCTATggtatgaaaataaatccgaAAAGAATGAAGAAACTTGAGAAAGATTATACTGTGCTGAAAATGAAAGAGCAAGAGGAGATGGTTGAACTTCGTAGGCTTAGAGCAGAAAATAGGTTACTTAGGCAAAGAACTGAACTTCTGGAAGCTGAGTCCGCGGAGTTGGCAGATAGATTAGTCAGAGGTCAAGTTTCTCGAGCAGAAGAGGAGGAAACTGCTTTCGTTGTACAAAGAGAATTAGCAGCTCTTCGACACACGCATCTTGAAACAAGTCATCAGCTTGAGCAAGCTCACGAAGAACTAAGATCATTGTCGCTTCTGCTAGAAGAAAATGTGACATCGAAACAATCCTCTTTGGATGAAATTTTGTCAAAGCAGGAAGCATTGTCACAAAAAGAGGAAATGATACAGTGTTTGCAAGAGGAATTGGTAAGAGTTCGACTACACGAAGCAGAGAACGACGCAACGATAAGAGAACTTAGAGCAAGAATACAAGAATTGGAACAGGATAAAAAGACGTTGCGTGAATCAACGCCGGATAATTCTGTTGCTCATTTACAAGAAGAACTGATTGCTGTGAAACTAAGAGAAGCAGAAGCTAATCTCTCTTTAAag gATCTTCGGCAAAGAGTAGTGGAATTGAGCAGTGCCTGGCAAAGGCATCTGCAAGAACATCGTTCCGCTCAGAATCAACCTGCAAGCGATTCCACGCCGAAGAAACTTTTGTTTTGGGAGAACCGAGGACATGAAGTGCAAAAGTTCGAAGAGGATTTAATGACAACCAGAATTCGAGAGATGGAAGCTTTGACAGAAGTGAAGGAGCTTAGACTTAAGGTCATGGAGCTTGAGACTCAAGTGCAAGTTGCCACGAATCAACTTCGTCGACAAGACGAAGGagggaaattaattaaagaggAATTAGAGGCTGCCTTAGCTAGGGAGAAGGAACTTACTGCCAAACTACGGGAGCAACAACATAAGTATTCCGATCTGGAGTCTAAGATGAAGGATGAAGCTATGATGGCTAGGATACGTGATGCAGAGCATGCGCAGCAAGTGGCAGAACTCACCCAGAAAATATCTCTTCTTGAATTAAAA AATGAAGAGATGCACGCGGAAGGTGAGCttagaaataatttagatGACAGTGAGAGAGTCAGAGAATTGCAAGATAAAGTTGCAGAATTAAAAGCTGAG GTCATGAGGCTAGAAAGCTGGAAGCAACGTTGGACAGGCAATGGTGGGCAAAATGTAAGAAGTTTCAGTGTTGACACTGAAAGCGAGCTGGACGAGCGGGATCTCAGAATTTGTTTACAGGATCATATCAATGCAACTACACAGAACTCACCAGAG ATTATTGAAAGTGAAAGTGAAACCGAACGAGATAATCGGGAGTACAGTTGTAAAACTTAA
- the LOC132904866 gene encoding ecotropic viral integration site 5 ortholog isoform X4: MVLRGLLAPAAARWTRNKTTKRGQEKQAAGQLGLSRYGPQVMSVLCLCTTIHQTGQNNNQASKILPSTPPISSEEERINSSQEIPTDELALLAKLEEANRLIESDAKSLNSLQSNHSRKGSDTSQVSVASGGSGGNGDAAPRRHNSADGEENTWTLWGHIVADWDYHWKKRKEFVKELVRQGIPHHFRGIVWQLLSGAHDSPVKKQFAEYIKATSACERIIRRDIARTYPEHDFFKEKDGLGQESLFNVMKAYSLHDREVGYCQGSGFIVGLLLMQQMPEEEAFAVLVALMQEYRLRDMFKPSMAELGVCMYQLEHLVADTHPELHAHFTAQGFHTSMYASSWFLTLFTTALSLPLACRIFDVFLSEGMEIIFKVALAMLHLGKEDLLSLDMEGMLKFFQKHLPGRGEKDPDGLMNLAYGMKINPKRMKKLEKDYTVLKMKEQEEMVELRRLRAENRLLRQRTELLEAESAELADRLVRGQVSRAEEEETAFVVQRELAALRHTHLETSHQLEQAHEELRSLSLLLEENVTSKQSSLDEILSKQEALSQKEEMIQCLQEELVRVRLHEAENDATIRELRARIQELEQDKKTLRESTPDNSVAHLQEELIAVKLREAEANLSLKDLRQRVVELSSAWQRHLQEHRSAQNQPASDSTPKKLLFWENRGHEVQKFEEDLMTTRIREMEALTEVKELRLKVMELETQVQVATNQLRRQDEGGKLIKEELEAALAREKELTAKLREQQHKYSDLESKMKDEAMMARIRDAEHAQQVAELTQKISLLELKNEEMHAEGELRNNLDDSERVRELQDKVAELKAEFPTPITSPETEPWRWLE; this comes from the exons ATGGTTCTTCGTGGTTTGCTGGCACCAGCGGCGGCGCGATGGACACGAAATAAAACAACGAAAAG GGGTCAAGAGAAGCAGGCAGCCGGACAATTAGGATTATCACGTTATGGACCGCAGGTGATGAGTGTGTTGTGTTTATGCACCACGATACACCAGACGGGTCAGAACAACAATCAGGCTAGCAAGATACTTCCGAGCACACCACCGATCTCATCTGAGGAAGAGAGGATAAACTCGTCGCAGGAAATACCCACCGACGAACTGGCTCTATTAGCTAAGCTGGAGGAAGCCAATAG GCTTATCGAATCGGATGCAAAGTCGTTGAACTCGCTCCAAAGCAATCACAGTAGAAAAGGTTCCGACACATCTCAGGTGTCCGTGGCGTCGGGGGGCAGCGGAGGAAACGGCGATGCCGCACCCCGACGCCACAATTCAGCTGATGGTGAAGAGAATACGTGGACCCTATGGGGTCACATCGTCGCTGATTGGGATTATCAttggaagaagaggaaagagtTCGTCAAAGAATTAGTACGTCAAGGAATACCTCATCATTTTAG AGGTATTGTTTGGCAACTATTAAGTGGTGCTCATGACTCTCCTGTGAAAAAGCAATTTGCTGAGTATATCAAGGCTACGTCAGCATGCGAAAGGATAATCAGGAGGGATATAGCCAGAACGTATCCTGAGCATGATTTCTTTAAGGAGAAAGACGGACTTGGTCAGGAGAGTCTATTTAACGTTATGAAAGCGTATAGTCTTCATGATCGTGAAGTGGGATACTGTCAAGGTTCGGGATTTATTGTAGGATTACTCCTTATGCAG CAAATGCCAGAAGAAGAAGCTTTCGCTGTACTGGTAGCGCTTATGCAAGAGTATCGTTTGCGAGACATGTTCAAGCCGAGTATGGCTGAATTAGGGGTGTGCATGTATCAGCTAGAACATTTAGTTGCTGACACTCATCCCGAGTTACACGCTCATTTTACGGCTCAAGGTTTTCACACGTCAATGTACGCGTCGTCTTGGTTTCTTACGCTTTTTACCACAGCGCTCAGCCTACCGCTGGCCTGCCGCATTTTTGACGTGTTTCTGTCCGAAGgcatggaaattattttcaaagttgCACTGGCCATGTTGCATTTAGGCAAGGAAGATTTGTTAAGCTTGGACATGGAAGGCATGTTGAAG TTCTTTCAGAAACATCTACCTGGAAGAGGCGAAAAAGATCCTGATGGTCTCATGAATCTTGCCTATggtatgaaaataaatccgaAAAGAATGAAGAAACTTGAGAAAGATTATACTGTGCTGAAAATGAAAGAGCAAGAGGAGATGGTTGAACTTCGTAGGCTTAGAGCAGAAAATAGGTTACTTAGGCAAAGAACTGAACTTCTGGAAGCTGAGTCCGCGGAGTTGGCAGATAGATTAGTCAGAGGTCAAGTTTCTCGAGCAGAAGAGGAGGAAACTGCTTTCGTTGTACAAAGAGAATTAGCAGCTCTTCGACACACGCATCTTGAAACAAGTCATCAGCTTGAGCAAGCTCACGAAGAACTAAGATCATTGTCGCTTCTGCTAGAAGAAAATGTGACATCGAAACAATCCTCTTTGGATGAAATTTTGTCAAAGCAGGAAGCATTGTCACAAAAAGAGGAAATGATACAGTGTTTGCAAGAGGAATTGGTAAGAGTTCGACTACACGAAGCAGAGAACGACGCAACGATAAGAGAACTTAGAGCAAGAATACAAGAATTGGAACAGGATAAAAAGACGTTGCGTGAATCAACGCCGGATAATTCTGTTGCTCATTTACAAGAAGAACTGATTGCTGTGAAACTAAGAGAAGCAGAAGCTAATCTCTCTTTAAag gATCTTCGGCAAAGAGTAGTGGAATTGAGCAGTGCCTGGCAAAGGCATCTGCAAGAACATCGTTCCGCTCAGAATCAACCTGCAAGCGATTCCACGCCGAAGAAACTTTTGTTTTGGGAGAACCGAGGACATGAAGTGCAAAAGTTCGAAGAGGATTTAATGACAACCAGAATTCGAGAGATGGAAGCTTTGACAGAAGTGAAGGAGCTTAGACTTAAGGTCATGGAGCTTGAGACTCAAGTGCAAGTTGCCACGAATCAACTTCGTCGACAAGACGAAGGagggaaattaattaaagaggAATTAGAGGCTGCCTTAGCTAGGGAGAAGGAACTTACTGCCAAACTACGGGAGCAACAACATAAGTATTCCGATCTGGAGTCTAAGATGAAGGATGAAGCTATGATGGCTAGGATACGTGATGCAGAGCATGCGCAGCAAGTGGCAGAACTCACCCAGAAAATATCTCTTCTTGAATTAAAA AATGAAGAGATGCACGCGGAAGGTGAGCttagaaataatttagatGACAGTGAGAGAGTCAGAGAATTGCAAGATAAAGTTGCAGAATTAAAAGCTGAG TTCCCTACGCCAATCACCAGCCCGGAGACTGAGCCTTGGCGCTGGCTCGAGTAA
- the LOC132904866 gene encoding ecotropic viral integration site 5 ortholog isoform X3 — MVLRGLLAPAAARWTRNKTTKRGQEKQAAGQLGLSRYGPQVMSVLCLCTTIHQTGQNNNQASKILPSTPPISSEEERINSSQEIPTDELALLAKLEEANRLIESDAKSLNSLQSNHSRKGSDTSQVSVASGGSGGNGDAAPRRHNSADGEENTWTLWGHIVADWDYHWKKRKEFVKELVRQGIPHHFRGIVWQLLSGAHDSPVKKQFAEYIKATSACERIIRRDIARTYPEHDFFKEKDGLGQESLFNVMKAYSLHDREVGYCQGSGFIVGLLLMQQMPEEEAFAVLVALMQEYRLRDMFKPSMAELGVCMYQLEHLVADTHPELHAHFTAQGFHTSMYASSWFLTLFTTALSLPLACRIFDVFLSEGMEIIFKVALAMLHLGKEDLLSLDMEGMLKFFQKHLPGRGEKDPDGLMNLAYGMKINPKRMKKLEKDYTVLKMKEQEEMVELRRLRAENRLLRQRTELLEAESAELADRLVRGQVSRAEEEETAFVVQRELAALRHTHLETSHQLEQAHEELRSLSLLLEENVTSKQSSLDEILSKQEALSQKEEMIQCLQEELVRVRLHEAENDATIRELRARIQELEQDKKTLRESTPDNSVAHLQEELIAVKLREAEANLSLKDLRQRVVELSSAWQRHLQEHRSAQNQPASDSTPKKLLFWENRGHEVQKFEEDLMTTRIREMEALTEVKELRLKVMELETQVQVATNQLRRQDEGGKLIKEELEAALAREKELTAKLREQQHKYSDLESKMKDEAMMARIRDAEHAQQVAELTQKISLLELKNEEMHAEGELRNNLDDSERVRELQDKVAELKAEFPTPITSPETEPWRWLES; from the exons ATGGTTCTTCGTGGTTTGCTGGCACCAGCGGCGGCGCGATGGACACGAAATAAAACAACGAAAAG GGGTCAAGAGAAGCAGGCAGCCGGACAATTAGGATTATCACGTTATGGACCGCAGGTGATGAGTGTGTTGTGTTTATGCACCACGATACACCAGACGGGTCAGAACAACAATCAGGCTAGCAAGATACTTCCGAGCACACCACCGATCTCATCTGAGGAAGAGAGGATAAACTCGTCGCAGGAAATACCCACCGACGAACTGGCTCTATTAGCTAAGCTGGAGGAAGCCAATAG GCTTATCGAATCGGATGCAAAGTCGTTGAACTCGCTCCAAAGCAATCACAGTAGAAAAGGTTCCGACACATCTCAGGTGTCCGTGGCGTCGGGGGGCAGCGGAGGAAACGGCGATGCCGCACCCCGACGCCACAATTCAGCTGATGGTGAAGAGAATACGTGGACCCTATGGGGTCACATCGTCGCTGATTGGGATTATCAttggaagaagaggaaagagtTCGTCAAAGAATTAGTACGTCAAGGAATACCTCATCATTTTAG AGGTATTGTTTGGCAACTATTAAGTGGTGCTCATGACTCTCCTGTGAAAAAGCAATTTGCTGAGTATATCAAGGCTACGTCAGCATGCGAAAGGATAATCAGGAGGGATATAGCCAGAACGTATCCTGAGCATGATTTCTTTAAGGAGAAAGACGGACTTGGTCAGGAGAGTCTATTTAACGTTATGAAAGCGTATAGTCTTCATGATCGTGAAGTGGGATACTGTCAAGGTTCGGGATTTATTGTAGGATTACTCCTTATGCAG CAAATGCCAGAAGAAGAAGCTTTCGCTGTACTGGTAGCGCTTATGCAAGAGTATCGTTTGCGAGACATGTTCAAGCCGAGTATGGCTGAATTAGGGGTGTGCATGTATCAGCTAGAACATTTAGTTGCTGACACTCATCCCGAGTTACACGCTCATTTTACGGCTCAAGGTTTTCACACGTCAATGTACGCGTCGTCTTGGTTTCTTACGCTTTTTACCACAGCGCTCAGCCTACCGCTGGCCTGCCGCATTTTTGACGTGTTTCTGTCCGAAGgcatggaaattattttcaaagttgCACTGGCCATGTTGCATTTAGGCAAGGAAGATTTGTTAAGCTTGGACATGGAAGGCATGTTGAAG TTCTTTCAGAAACATCTACCTGGAAGAGGCGAAAAAGATCCTGATGGTCTCATGAATCTTGCCTATggtatgaaaataaatccgaAAAGAATGAAGAAACTTGAGAAAGATTATACTGTGCTGAAAATGAAAGAGCAAGAGGAGATGGTTGAACTTCGTAGGCTTAGAGCAGAAAATAGGTTACTTAGGCAAAGAACTGAACTTCTGGAAGCTGAGTCCGCGGAGTTGGCAGATAGATTAGTCAGAGGTCAAGTTTCTCGAGCAGAAGAGGAGGAAACTGCTTTCGTTGTACAAAGAGAATTAGCAGCTCTTCGACACACGCATCTTGAAACAAGTCATCAGCTTGAGCAAGCTCACGAAGAACTAAGATCATTGTCGCTTCTGCTAGAAGAAAATGTGACATCGAAACAATCCTCTTTGGATGAAATTTTGTCAAAGCAGGAAGCATTGTCACAAAAAGAGGAAATGATACAGTGTTTGCAAGAGGAATTGGTAAGAGTTCGACTACACGAAGCAGAGAACGACGCAACGATAAGAGAACTTAGAGCAAGAATACAAGAATTGGAACAGGATAAAAAGACGTTGCGTGAATCAACGCCGGATAATTCTGTTGCTCATTTACAAGAAGAACTGATTGCTGTGAAACTAAGAGAAGCAGAAGCTAATCTCTCTTTAAag gATCTTCGGCAAAGAGTAGTGGAATTGAGCAGTGCCTGGCAAAGGCATCTGCAAGAACATCGTTCCGCTCAGAATCAACCTGCAAGCGATTCCACGCCGAAGAAACTTTTGTTTTGGGAGAACCGAGGACATGAAGTGCAAAAGTTCGAAGAGGATTTAATGACAACCAGAATTCGAGAGATGGAAGCTTTGACAGAAGTGAAGGAGCTTAGACTTAAGGTCATGGAGCTTGAGACTCAAGTGCAAGTTGCCACGAATCAACTTCGTCGACAAGACGAAGGagggaaattaattaaagaggAATTAGAGGCTGCCTTAGCTAGGGAGAAGGAACTTACTGCCAAACTACGGGAGCAACAACATAAGTATTCCGATCTGGAGTCTAAGATGAAGGATGAAGCTATGATGGCTAGGATACGTGATGCAGAGCATGCGCAGCAAGTGGCAGAACTCACCCAGAAAATATCTCTTCTTGAATTAAAA AATGAAGAGATGCACGCGGAAGGTGAGCttagaaataatttagatGACAGTGAGAGAGTCAGAGAATTGCAAGATAAAGTTGCAGAATTAAAAGCTGAG TTCCCTACGCCAATCACCAGCCCGGAGACTGAGCCTTGGCGCTGGCTCGA GTCATGA
- the LOC132904866 gene encoding ecotropic viral integration site 5 ortholog isoform X1 — MVLRGLLAPAAARWTRNKTTKRGQEKQAAGQLGLSRYGPQVMSVLCLCTTIHQTGQNNNQASKILPSTPPISSEEERINSSQEIPTDELALLAKLEEANRLIESDAKSLNSLQSNHSRKGSDTSQVSVASGGSGGNGDAAPRRHNSADGEENTWTLWGHIVADWDYHWKKRKEFVKELVRQGIPHHFRGIVWQLLSGAHDSPVKKQFAEYIKATSACERIIRRDIARTYPEHDFFKEKDGLGQESLFNVMKAYSLHDREVGYCQGSGFIVGLLLMQQMPEEEAFAVLVALMQEYRLRDMFKPSMAELGVCMYQLEHLVADTHPELHAHFTAQGFHTSMYASSWFLTLFTTALSLPLACRIFDVFLSEGMEIIFKVALAMLHLGKEDLLSLDMEGMLKFFQKHLPGRGEKDPDGLMNLAYGMKINPKRMKKLEKDYTVLKMKEQEEMVELRRLRAENRLLRQRTELLEAESAELADRLVRGQVSRAEEEETAFVVQRELAALRHTHLETSHQLEQAHEELRSLSLLLEENVTSKQSSLDEILSKQEALSQKEEMIQCLQEELVRVRLHEAENDATIRELRARIQELEQDKKTLRESTPDNSVAHLQEELIAVKLREAEANLSLKDLRQRVVELSSAWQRHLQEHRSAQNQPASDSTPKKLLFWENRGHEVQKFEEDLMTTRIREMEALTEVKELRLKVMELETQVQVATNQLRRQDEGGKLIKEELEAALAREKELTAKLREQQHKYSDLESKMKDEAMMARIRDAEHAQQVAELTQKISLLELKNEEMHAEGELRNNLDDSERVRELQDKVAELKAEVMRLESWKQRWTGNGGQNVRSFSVDTESELDERDLRICLQDHINATTQNSPEIIESESETERDNREYSCKT; from the exons ATGGTTCTTCGTGGTTTGCTGGCACCAGCGGCGGCGCGATGGACACGAAATAAAACAACGAAAAG GGGTCAAGAGAAGCAGGCAGCCGGACAATTAGGATTATCACGTTATGGACCGCAGGTGATGAGTGTGTTGTGTTTATGCACCACGATACACCAGACGGGTCAGAACAACAATCAGGCTAGCAAGATACTTCCGAGCACACCACCGATCTCATCTGAGGAAGAGAGGATAAACTCGTCGCAGGAAATACCCACCGACGAACTGGCTCTATTAGCTAAGCTGGAGGAAGCCAATAG GCTTATCGAATCGGATGCAAAGTCGTTGAACTCGCTCCAAAGCAATCACAGTAGAAAAGGTTCCGACACATCTCAGGTGTCCGTGGCGTCGGGGGGCAGCGGAGGAAACGGCGATGCCGCACCCCGACGCCACAATTCAGCTGATGGTGAAGAGAATACGTGGACCCTATGGGGTCACATCGTCGCTGATTGGGATTATCAttggaagaagaggaaagagtTCGTCAAAGAATTAGTACGTCAAGGAATACCTCATCATTTTAG AGGTATTGTTTGGCAACTATTAAGTGGTGCTCATGACTCTCCTGTGAAAAAGCAATTTGCTGAGTATATCAAGGCTACGTCAGCATGCGAAAGGATAATCAGGAGGGATATAGCCAGAACGTATCCTGAGCATGATTTCTTTAAGGAGAAAGACGGACTTGGTCAGGAGAGTCTATTTAACGTTATGAAAGCGTATAGTCTTCATGATCGTGAAGTGGGATACTGTCAAGGTTCGGGATTTATTGTAGGATTACTCCTTATGCAG CAAATGCCAGAAGAAGAAGCTTTCGCTGTACTGGTAGCGCTTATGCAAGAGTATCGTTTGCGAGACATGTTCAAGCCGAGTATGGCTGAATTAGGGGTGTGCATGTATCAGCTAGAACATTTAGTTGCTGACACTCATCCCGAGTTACACGCTCATTTTACGGCTCAAGGTTTTCACACGTCAATGTACGCGTCGTCTTGGTTTCTTACGCTTTTTACCACAGCGCTCAGCCTACCGCTGGCCTGCCGCATTTTTGACGTGTTTCTGTCCGAAGgcatggaaattattttcaaagttgCACTGGCCATGTTGCATTTAGGCAAGGAAGATTTGTTAAGCTTGGACATGGAAGGCATGTTGAAG TTCTTTCAGAAACATCTACCTGGAAGAGGCGAAAAAGATCCTGATGGTCTCATGAATCTTGCCTATggtatgaaaataaatccgaAAAGAATGAAGAAACTTGAGAAAGATTATACTGTGCTGAAAATGAAAGAGCAAGAGGAGATGGTTGAACTTCGTAGGCTTAGAGCAGAAAATAGGTTACTTAGGCAAAGAACTGAACTTCTGGAAGCTGAGTCCGCGGAGTTGGCAGATAGATTAGTCAGAGGTCAAGTTTCTCGAGCAGAAGAGGAGGAAACTGCTTTCGTTGTACAAAGAGAATTAGCAGCTCTTCGACACACGCATCTTGAAACAAGTCATCAGCTTGAGCAAGCTCACGAAGAACTAAGATCATTGTCGCTTCTGCTAGAAGAAAATGTGACATCGAAACAATCCTCTTTGGATGAAATTTTGTCAAAGCAGGAAGCATTGTCACAAAAAGAGGAAATGATACAGTGTTTGCAAGAGGAATTGGTAAGAGTTCGACTACACGAAGCAGAGAACGACGCAACGATAAGAGAACTTAGAGCAAGAATACAAGAATTGGAACAGGATAAAAAGACGTTGCGTGAATCAACGCCGGATAATTCTGTTGCTCATTTACAAGAAGAACTGATTGCTGTGAAACTAAGAGAAGCAGAAGCTAATCTCTCTTTAAag gATCTTCGGCAAAGAGTAGTGGAATTGAGCAGTGCCTGGCAAAGGCATCTGCAAGAACATCGTTCCGCTCAGAATCAACCTGCAAGCGATTCCACGCCGAAGAAACTTTTGTTTTGGGAGAACCGAGGACATGAAGTGCAAAAGTTCGAAGAGGATTTAATGACAACCAGAATTCGAGAGATGGAAGCTTTGACAGAAGTGAAGGAGCTTAGACTTAAGGTCATGGAGCTTGAGACTCAAGTGCAAGTTGCCACGAATCAACTTCGTCGACAAGACGAAGGagggaaattaattaaagaggAATTAGAGGCTGCCTTAGCTAGGGAGAAGGAACTTACTGCCAAACTACGGGAGCAACAACATAAGTATTCCGATCTGGAGTCTAAGATGAAGGATGAAGCTATGATGGCTAGGATACGTGATGCAGAGCATGCGCAGCAAGTGGCAGAACTCACCCAGAAAATATCTCTTCTTGAATTAAAA AATGAAGAGATGCACGCGGAAGGTGAGCttagaaataatttagatGACAGTGAGAGAGTCAGAGAATTGCAAGATAAAGTTGCAGAATTAAAAGCTGAG GTCATGAGGCTAGAAAGCTGGAAGCAACGTTGGACAGGCAATGGTGGGCAAAATGTAAGAAGTTTCAGTGTTGACACTGAAAGCGAGCTGGACGAGCGGGATCTCAGAATTTGTTTACAGGATCATATCAATGCAACTACACAGAACTCACCAGAG ATTATTGAAAGTGAAAGTGAAACCGAACGAGATAATCGGGAGTACAGTTGTAAAACTTAA